The following are from one region of the Deltaproteobacteria bacterium genome:
- a CDS encoding AAA family ATPase — protein MARSETVTVVFTDLVGSTELAGRLGHDAYEQLRQEHFRALRAAVVAHNGSEVKTTGDGLMLAFAGAADAVACAIALQQATDQHARRTPSEPFAIRVGASSGEASREDNDLFGLPVVEAARLCAAAAAGQIVVGDVVRLMARGRGHGFSRLGDLTLKGLAEPVTAYAVAWEPLADATSQVTIPLPPRFATVEPLALFGRTTEQMLLRECWTKARAGERQLVLLAGEAGIGKTRLATEAARAVHAEGAIVLFGSCDEEIGLPYRPFVEALQHYVAHAPEAVLAAHVRAHGGELARLVPELANRVIDLPAPQSAEPETERYLMFEAAAGLLSAASQERPILLILDDLHWAAQPEVLLFRHLVRSHRPLRLLMVATYRDSDVSRTHPLTPLLADLRRENGVERLVVRGLGDDAVVALISALAGHELTDAGIALAQAIQQETDGSPFFVTEILRHLVESGAVFQEGGRWTYRGHIGGLGIPDSVREVIGRRVARLSDATGRILSLAAVIGRNFDLALLARIADTSEDDALDALDEASAAALIHEVGGRPGHFSFSHALIRTALYEAFSAARRARLHRRAGEALEALTQSTPGTRIDELAHHWIRGLHAARVADVSKAVAYAQQAGDQALASLAYEQAAAHYEAALAVLESHDDATEQLRCDLLLALGDAQRRASDARYRDVMASAAALARRLRDPTRLGLAALGSARPGGYFTSVLGADPALIQLYTEASAALEGRDSLLHARLLGQLAVELIFTPDHTRRSTIAADALAMARRLDDPAALGSVLASHVFAINDPATLPERLALIAELKQRAEQLDSYELGFFAAFHRAGALLESGDGNGAHDAVERMHEFAEALHQPFYRLLVQHARTMWLIVHCDPDAERAAFAAFEVGVAGGNQDSTAVLGSQLYVLRHDQGRFAEFADTLRANVEAMPNIPAWRAGLALLYCEIDQLDDARKHFEILGARDFVFPLDWTWSVAMFRLSETCDYLRDQRAAALLYPQIDPLAHQVAVMSNTILCLGSFAYPCGLLAACLRCWDEAQQHFERALATNTRIGAPASVVSTQRAYAAMLLSRRGPEDAARAAELIAAGLDAAHTLGMAREIVRLERLRDANQVPSPSGGFA, from the coding sequence ATGGCCCGCAGCGAAACCGTCACCGTGGTGTTCACCGATTTGGTGGGCTCGACTGAACTGGCTGGGCGGCTCGGGCACGACGCGTACGAACAACTTCGCCAAGAACACTTCCGGGCGTTGCGTGCGGCCGTCGTGGCGCACAACGGATCGGAGGTGAAGACCACGGGCGACGGCTTGATGCTGGCCTTCGCCGGCGCGGCCGATGCGGTGGCGTGCGCGATCGCTTTGCAACAGGCGACCGACCAACACGCGCGCCGCACGCCGTCGGAGCCGTTCGCCATTCGCGTCGGCGCGTCGTCGGGTGAAGCGAGTCGCGAGGACAACGACCTCTTCGGGTTGCCGGTGGTTGAAGCCGCGCGGTTGTGCGCGGCTGCGGCCGCGGGACAGATCGTCGTCGGCGATGTCGTCAGGCTGATGGCGCGCGGGCGCGGCCACGGTTTCAGTCGCCTGGGTGACCTCACGTTGAAGGGATTGGCCGAGCCGGTGACCGCGTACGCTGTGGCGTGGGAACCGCTTGCGGATGCGACGTCGCAGGTGACGATCCCGCTGCCGCCGCGCTTCGCAACGGTCGAGCCGCTGGCACTCTTCGGCCGCACGACCGAACAGATGCTGCTGCGCGAGTGTTGGACCAAAGCGCGCGCCGGAGAACGACAACTGGTTTTGCTCGCAGGCGAGGCGGGTATCGGCAAGACCCGCTTGGCGACCGAAGCCGCACGCGCCGTGCACGCCGAAGGCGCCATCGTTTTGTTCGGAAGCTGCGACGAAGAGATCGGTCTGCCGTATCGGCCGTTTGTTGAAGCGCTCCAGCACTACGTCGCGCATGCGCCCGAGGCGGTGCTCGCCGCGCACGTGCGCGCTCACGGCGGCGAACTCGCCCGGTTGGTCCCTGAACTGGCGAATCGCGTGATCGATCTGCCGGCACCGCAATCGGCTGAGCCGGAAACCGAGCGCTACCTGATGTTCGAGGCCGCCGCCGGCCTCCTGTCCGCTGCCTCACAAGAGCGCCCAATTCTGCTCATCCTCGACGACTTGCACTGGGCCGCCCAGCCCGAGGTGTTGCTGTTCCGCCACCTCGTGCGTTCGCACCGGCCATTGCGGTTACTCATGGTGGCGACCTATCGCGACAGCGACGTATCGCGCACCCATCCTCTCACCCCGTTGCTCGCCGATCTGCGGCGCGAAAACGGCGTCGAGCGTCTCGTCGTGCGCGGACTCGGCGACGACGCAGTGGTTGCGCTGATCAGCGCTCTGGCCGGTCATGAACTCACCGACGCCGGCATCGCGCTCGCACAGGCGATTCAACAGGAGACCGACGGGAGCCCGTTCTTCGTCACCGAGATTCTCCGTCATCTCGTCGAGTCGGGCGCCGTGTTCCAAGAAGGTGGCCGGTGGACGTACCGTGGCCACATCGGCGGGCTCGGGATTCCCGACAGCGTTCGCGAGGTCATCGGCCGCCGGGTCGCACGGCTGTCGGACGCCACCGGCCGTATCCTGAGCCTCGCGGCGGTCATCGGGCGCAACTTCGACCTCGCACTGCTCGCGCGCATCGCCGACACCAGCGAGGACGATGCGCTCGACGCGCTCGACGAAGCGTCCGCCGCGGCCCTGATTCACGAAGTCGGCGGTCGTCCAGGGCATTTCAGTTTCAGCCACGCGCTGATTCGCACCGCGCTGTATGAAGCCTTCAGCGCGGCGCGCCGCGCTCGCCTGCACCGCCGCGCCGGCGAAGCGCTCGAAGCGCTCACGCAGTCCACGCCGGGTACTCGGATCGACGAACTGGCGCACCATTGGATCCGCGGGCTCCATGCGGCGCGCGTGGCCGATGTCAGCAAGGCCGTCGCGTACGCCCAGCAGGCGGGCGATCAGGCGCTGGCGAGTCTGGCGTACGAGCAAGCCGCCGCACACTATGAAGCGGCCCTCGCCGTCCTCGAATCGCACGACGACGCGACCGAACAATTGCGGTGCGATCTGTTGCTCGCCTTGGGTGATGCCCAACGGCGCGCCAGCGACGCGCGCTATCGTGACGTGATGGCGAGCGCCGCGGCGCTGGCGCGCCGGTTGCGGGACCCAACGCGCTTGGGTCTCGCCGCGCTCGGCAGCGCGCGCCCGGGCGGATACTTCACCAGCGTTCTTGGAGCCGATCCGGCGCTGATCCAGCTCTATACCGAAGCGAGCGCGGCGCTCGAAGGTCGCGACAGCCTGCTGCACGCGCGGTTGCTCGGCCAGCTCGCCGTCGAACTGATCTTCACGCCGGACCATACACGTCGGAGCACAATAGCGGCGGATGCGCTCGCCATGGCTCGCCGACTCGACGATCCCGCAGCACTCGGTTCGGTGCTGGCCTCGCATGTTTTTGCAATCAACGACCCCGCAACGCTCCCCGAGCGACTCGCTCTCATCGCGGAGCTGAAGCAGCGAGCGGAACAGTTGGACAGTTACGAGCTGGGCTTCTTCGCCGCCTTCCATCGCGCCGGCGCGTTGCTCGAATCCGGCGACGGCAACGGTGCCCACGATGCGGTTGAGCGGATGCACGAGTTCGCCGAGGCGTTGCACCAGCCCTTCTATCGTCTGCTGGTGCAGCACGCGCGCACGATGTGGCTGATCGTGCACTGCGACCCCGATGCCGAGCGCGCGGCCTTCGCCGCTTTCGAGGTCGGCGTGGCCGGTGGCAATCAAGACTCCACCGCGGTGCTCGGCTCGCAGCTCTACGTACTTCGTCACGATCAGGGGCGTTTCGCGGAATTTGCCGACACGCTGCGCGCCAATGTCGAGGCCATGCCCAATATTCCCGCCTGGCGCGCTGGGCTCGCCCTCCTGTATTGCGAGATCGATCAACTTGATGATGCGCGCAAACATTTTGAGATTCTCGGCGCGCGCGACTTCGTGTTTCCGCTCGATTGGACGTGGAGCGTCGCGATGTTCCGTCTCAGCGAAACTTGCGACTATCTGCGTGATCAACGCGCCGCCGCACTGCTCTACCCGCAGATCGATCCGCTCGCGCACCAAGTCGCTGTCATGTCCAACACGATCTTGTGCCTGGGCTCGTTTGCCTACCCCTGTGGCCTGCTTGCCGCGTGTCTGCGGTGCTGGGACGAGGCGCAGCAGCACTTCGAACGCGCGCTTGCGACCAATACCCGGATCGGCGCCCCGGCGAGCGTCGTGTCCACCCAGCGCGCGTACGCGGCGATGCTGCTGTCGCGGCGTGGTCCGGAAGATGCGGCGCGCGCCGCAGAACTGATTGCTGCGGGTCTCGATGCCGCCCACACCCTCGGGATGGCGCGTGAGATTGTGCGACTGGAGCGATTGCGCGACGCAAATCAGGTTCCCTCTCCCTCTGGGGGCTTTGCCTAA